TTCCAGCAGGACACAGAGAGGTCAAAGCGACCAGTCTCGCAGTTCCTGCAAATAGACGACTGAAGGGCATTTGACTCGCTACATACAAAGCACCGCCACCGAGCAACTCGGTTACGTGTTACAATTACGGAGCCCACAGGGGAACGCTGTATCTCGTCCGCTACGCGTTCATGCTGGGCAACGTGAAGTTCTGTCTGCGCCTCCCGTGCTAGATTACAGCAGCGACACACCGCATCCCTTTCGAAGTTGAACTCGTGACAACGACTACAGAACCATGTAGTGGGATTGCCGCGCCAGCGAGCCACCGCCGTCGCCGCGTCATGACGCACGGTGTGACAAGAGTCACAAACAGATCGAGAGCGATATGGCATACAATGCAAACACGAACCACATACCCAACCACCCGCTTCAAGAGCACCAGCACCTTCTTCGGTTGTTGACTCTACGCGACGAACTTCAGATTTCTGCTCTTCAGTCAACCGCTGGGGCTGGAGACAAGAAAGGTGCGTAGTAGAGGAAACTGATGGCAGGTTACCGGAGTCTTCGTCGATGCCTGTTAGAACCGCTGCTTGCTGCTCGTGAGCCCGGCGAATATCGTGGCCGCCCATTGGTGCGCGTGTGTTGAACTCAATTTCGTCCACAGGCCATGGTGGTAAATCGTCCGCAGGGGtaatttctccctttccatcCGTACGAGAAGTTAGGCCTTCTGTTTTTCGCCAAATGCCTTCCCGACTAAGATGCAAGGGCGGTGGGGGCTTTATGCCTAAGACCTGCCGGTATCGAAGCAGAGGGAATACGTTGGACGCGATATTAAGCCATCGCCGCATGTGACCACCTCACCTCTACCTCCCTGTTCTTTCTCTGTCAGGTTCACCTAACCTAACTTAGTTCTAGGATTCCGACACGAATTAACGCTCGACATTGTTCAAGTGATGACAACAGAAATAAAGTAAGGGATAAGGGGGGGAATAGACGTACAATGCGAATAGGTGCCAAGatctataaaaaaaaaaaagccgatGACGAATAAAAATCAGGTAGATGAAGCCATGGTAACGGAAGAAAAAGTGGTCACTTCAGATCATGAACGGTAAACCGTCCCTGAAGTAGTTTAGTCCTCTCCACTTTTATGACGCTCACTGTCATATCACTCTTAATTCCGTCCCTCGCtttacccttttccttctttacgAAGCATATCCCTCCAAAAGACGCCAATGTCATCACGTGAGTAGACACATGGTTGAAGAAATTGCAGCTCTGTTTGTATCTGTAAAAGAATTAAGAAAGAGGTGTATGTGTGCTGGGAGTGTAAAATGAGGGTTTAAACTCTATGCGATGGGGTCCTGTTACGAGACCCCTGGTGAGTTAGAACTCAAAAGAAGACAGAGAAGCAAGTCTAAAATATGCGAAGGTAAACACCTAGCTTCGTGGGAAcgggtaaaacaacaacaacaacaaccgaaAACACATCATTCGCGCACTCACCTCCCCTAATAACCTTTGCCTCTCCCTAAGCAAACTACACCACCCAATGGCACTTCTATACCGTCCACCAAAACCGGTGTCACTCCACGATGGAAAAATGAACCAAAGCTAACGAAAATGTGTCTATGTATCTATGCAAACATGTGGTCGCTCTTATGTTGCTGAATAAATTGGTCTGCGATGATGCGGCACCTCGATTGGCTGATTACCTGCAGCCGATCGGTCCACTTGATAAATTCGCTCCGCGAAAAGATGAATAGGgtaagaaaaacagaaaagaggaacgaaaagaagcaactcCCTAAAATGTACGCTGGTATATGGATATACACGGATATATTCTCTAATCTTATTCTATAGTTGCACGGAGACCTTTTGCAGCATGTGCCGAAGCTACGCTGCAATGAGGATTACCTTTCTTCAATTGTATTTTGCATCACGAAACCCTAGTGACAAATCGGCTGTCGTCTGTGCAGTGGACCAATTCCTCTCCATCGATCCAGTGTTTGGTAGCCGGATACTTCGAGTCACGTGGCGGTGAATACGAGAGCCTACGCGGCAGCAGTGACGTGTTGGGCGTACCGTCTGTGAGTGGAGTCCTGTTTTGCCATATTTGACTCCATGGTGAAGCGCTGCCACTCTGTGCCTCCTTTTCGTCCACCCTGAGCTCGTTATCCTCCCTCATTTTGGGGGACGTGAGGGGAATAGGATTTTTAATGCGAGTGAAAGCCTTGTACTTtctctgctgttgctgtctTCGTTCATCCTGCTTTTGCACCATATCCCGCAACATATTCAACAAGTCGTTCGTTGTACGGCCTTGAGGGTTGCTGCTAGCAGTCGATTCCGGCATGGGCCACTGCCTCGCCACGTTGACAGCGTCCGCACCGTCCGGAGAGTCACGGAGCGTTTTGTTGCTCATGTCTCCCCCGTTTGTGTCTTCTGCAGTTAAATAATCCCTTTGCAATGGTTGGCGATGCAGGACCGAGGGGTCACTTACTCTTATCCTCGGCTTGTCATCCGTAACAACGCTGTAAGCACTCGCGTCCGACTCATCCTCAGGAGTTAGGTCAGATACCTCCACATGAACCGTTTTCCCCTGATCCGGCTTGTCAGTTAGCGGGGTAGACAAACGAGGAACCCGCGGGTCTACAGAATCGTGGAGTGGAACGGGAGGTGACAGCCTTCGCCTTTCCTTCTGTCTTTGTTGCTCCATCACGTGGGACAAGAAGGCAGCGCTGACAGTTTCATCCATCACACATGAAGCAACGGCACCAACGGATGCTGAAAGCGTGGAACAGTTAATGAAATCAACAGTGTCTACTGCGGTGTCACCCGCTCCCGGATCCATCATAGATAAATGAGGGGTGAATGTTTCGGCACTATCCACATACTCTCGCCGATCCCTCTGTTGTCCTGACTCTTGTTGCAACTGCCGGTGTTGCTGCATGGGAGGGTCATGTTCCACCCCTCGGGCCTCATCTTTCATGCAGGCTGCTGTGTCCAAACCATCGGTACCATCACCCGACACGGGTTTACCTCCAGAAGGGCAATGCTGGGGGCCGTATTTGCAGTCGTGGTTTGTGGTTGCATCCCCTGCGGATATTTCACCAGCAGCGGACGTGCCCGTGAGTGAACACGGGTCAATTCGCCGAGTTTGTGTGACCTCGACATGGACAGGAGTGGCGATGGACAAGCTGCTCTCGCTTCCGGGTTGCAACTCCCTCCTGCTCGTTCGGCTGCAACATTTAGAGCGTTGAGGCGGAGGGGAAGACGAGTGGACCATGCTGCACGGTGCCGATACGGAAAGGGAAAATCTTCCCTGCGGCCAGTGTAGTGCGCCAATATCACAGGTCTCGGTGCCTCCGACACTATTAAGCGTATTACATTCCCCAGATACTTCCGCACTGATCTCCGTAGCCCCGTCATCCACAACCATGGAAATTTGGCTGATTTCTCGCGCTGGCGATAACATTCCTCCACTCATCGAAGAGCGCACGGATTCCGCAGACAAACTGGCTTCCACAGCTTCTCCCACAGCAGATGAGGAATCGTTTCCTCGGGGCTCCGACTTTTCGCTCGGTTGGGCGGGTAGGGTCTCAGAGGATCGACGAATGCTCAGCGGAACAGAGGTAAGAGAGAGATCGTCCGCCCTCTCTGGTGCCGCTTCCTTACCAGAGCATGAAGTGAATTTCTCACAGTCCACACCATCGGAACAATTGCCGTCATTTACTATCGCAGGCACGCGAGGCCCACTGCTAGACCGCCCTGCGGAGCCATTGTCTTCCCTGTCAGGTGCAGTTACCGTTTCTGCcggtttctctttcttcacCTGTTTGTCCTCGGCCACATCGCCTTCTCGAGAGCATTTGGTGCACGCGGCTCCCATCCTTCACTCTAGTGCGAATCAATAGTCTGATTACTGCTTGGGTAAGacaaaaagagtaaaaacaaGTAGAATTACAGAAACATTCATTCAGTCCACGTGAACTTACAGAAATAAAGGGAGGCATGCATTGACAAGCGAGTGAACAGCGGCCAAGGGGAAAACGGCACAAGCTTCCCCCATTGCACTTCGACTGCATCACCCCGAAGCGGAACTGACTACCTCATCCGCGCGAACAGTAGCCCCACACGCGCCTGTACGTATGTAGCTCAAAGAAGGGCCAATCCATTCAGCCACATCGTGAGGAATACTAGCACTCACTAGAAGTAACGGGGAGCGAAGGGAGAATGTATCGAGCGCAATAGAGGAAGCACGAGAAAATGTTGTGTAATTTATCCTTCTAGGTACCGCTCCACCCACAAAATCCTCCTGGCACCGCGACCCAATAACCCCACAAACTGCTCCCTTCCTGCCATCCGCTGATGGGACTTCACACCATGCAGAGGGGGGCGCACAAAAGGTCTCGGTGGGCAGTGAAGCACCCATACACTGGTTTAccacacaacagcaacgatAAATCCAAACATAAATTCTAGCAATGAAACTGGGTAAGAGGATGTGGCGTCTCGGCGTCACACAGCCGTCACCATTCTGATACAGAGAAACGCCCAAACTGCAGGCTTCAACCAGGTGCGGCCACCGCTGCTATTACTTCTCTGCAGCAACAGTCACCAAGTGCCTAGAGGCAGGTACATCCATTTAGCAATGCACTCCGCAAAAACAGAGGTGGAAGACATTAGAGCCTCACGTCTCAGTTTCAATGAGAGATTGTCTCCTACAGGTATCATAGTAAGCTGAGTTATTAGCTGTGTAAGTAAGTCATCTGCATCCATTGTCTTGATGTGGAGGAGCTTACGCAGCGACCCcgcttcctcattttttacGCTCGAACCCTTCGCACCTGCAACCTTCTCCCCGACGGGAACACTAACGGCTCCTCTCACCAGCGTTGCCGCGTGAAGTAGCCGCTGTCCCACACACTCCACCTCCGCCAACATCAGCAACAGCGGCGCGACATATTTTCGCTCCAAACGCCGGCGGTGCCAATCGAAGGACCTCTCGGCCACATCTGTGGAGTTAACATCCTCATCAACGCACAACGTGGCACCAGGCGATAAGGGTGTGGAAGATGTAGAAGTAGAGGTTATCGACGACGACTGATAGGAGCAAAAACTTCCTTCAACACTAACCGCGTCCTCCTGCTGCCTAAAAGGGGGATCACAGCTGCGTGCTCGTCTCAGCCATACCTGACAACCCTTTAGGAGTTTCCACGGGCCACTCACCCCCCTCCTTGCAATAGGATGACGAAAATGCCGCATGACACACGTGACGGCAACGACACAAATGCAGCCAGCGGTGACATACCGATGAACCTTCCGACACCGCGAAATGCGTCCAAGAAACGCTAAGAAGTCGCTTAGCGCCCTTGACTGCCCCGGTAGAGCCGTCCAACCGTTTCGCGCCAGCCATGAAGATCTCGTCGTTAGCGACTCACATACAGTGAAGCAGGAGGCGGACATCCTCCCACAGGTGGATACGAGTGGTGGATGAATGGTGGTGTCGGACTTTGCTGGTGTGCTCGACGCGCACCCGCACCAAACGTCGAACAAAACTCCGACGGGCAAATGGTCAGAAAACTGCTACTGTGGCAAAGATATTGTGCCTACTTGGATCCCTTCGGCAAGTtgctggaggaggaggagggaagacCAGATCCACGACAGCGCCACGGGAAGATAAAACTACTTCCTCACGTAGAGGTGGCAATTATGGTAAATAATCCCGTGCAGCATGGCCAGCTCCTCAGAAacgcaaaaataaataagaaaagaaaagagatcGTCCCCTTACATTTTCTCATAGCCGAACGCGCGACAAGAAAGGTCATTTGAATCGTTCCCTCTCTGACAGCGGTCGTGCTAAGCAGAGTGACATTAGAATAAACGACAGGTTAAATTATTCGAAGGTTTCAACGACAAGTGCACCATACCACAATGAGTCCAACGCTTTTAAAACGACATACTGGCACCCACTGCGGCTTCAGGCCCACAAAAAACGGAGAGGCCAGCAGTTGCCGTGGGGTCCAAGGAAACCGAAACTCCTTCACTTGAGACTTTATTTCTACGGGGCGTGGTGCACGTTGCAACGCGGCGTGAATGAACCACCTCACGGTCCAACATAAGGACATGAAGTTACCTCCAGCGGTCCCCATCGTTTCCCCAACCTGTATGTACTGATAAGATCACTTGCTGAGTCTCTCTCCTCTCGACCACATATCAACCTACAGCAGTGCAATGCACTAATCTCATAAACACGAAGAAAGACGATAAATATAAACGTTCTGTGAAGCTGGAGAGTTAGGACGCAACTCAGGTAGAATAGAACGACGAAACAATATACGGCCGAAGAGGTTACGTATGACGATCACTTGCACAAACGAGAGTTTAAACCAATGAACAACGTCTGACAAGCAATGCAGCAAGGATCCAAGGggagaaaacgaaacaagaGGGTGCGCGGAAAACTTTCCTTAACCGAGTCACCTCGGCGGGACATCCCTCTGGCACAAGTGTTCAGACCGTGTGGCGGTTCACTAACTCATAGAGATACTCATACAAGGAAATATACTGGATAAGTTATGACATAGCCATCCATAGTTGTAGCCAGGACTGATTCATGTTTTTACGCCAGTCCCGCAGGGTATACCGCCAGTCAGAGGGTTCTGACACCACGACCGCATCCCCAGCGCTATCCACGTAGCGAAGGGAAAGTTCCTCAGCGCCTACTTGTTCGTCATCATCAATATCAAGTGGAAACAACAGGACGTGGTCAAGACCATTGGCCTTTAGCGCTTCCTTCACTCTCCAAACGATGCCTCTAAGCCGTGTGCGCCGACGGATGGGCTTCAGAGCAACACTCATCGGAAGTGCAAGTAAACCATCGCACACGTCTGACACAATGGACGTTCTGCTGCAAGAGACATCAATGTCGCTCCGTACTATGTAAAGAGATATTGGTATGGTGTATATCGCCGTATTCATTCCTCGGCTTGGGTCCCCTACCGAGCTGCTATAACTACAGCTCATGCTCCTTCCGTCCGAGTTCCGAAAATCCAACCTCAAGGGCGGGTGCGCCGCGAACTCGGCGCGGCGGGCGGCCACAGCAGCGGCATCTGCCGCCATGCGAACAATCTCCGCCGCGAGCTTGCTCGGTTGAAGTACCGTACTTTCTGGGCGGTGCGGCTTACAACATGAAAGTTCCGCCAATTTATCGATGGTTTTCGTAACAGCTGTGGAATCGTGTGAAAAGTTCCCCGACTCAAACCTTAGCCCCGTTACTTGGGCCAGCTGGCACGGTGCCCGCGTCATTTGCAGTTCATCAGGAGGGTAAGGAAATTGATCAGCGCGGCTGCTGCCCCCTTGAGCAAACATATGGCGACATTTCTCGGTGTAAGACCTTGCATACAGCTCGTTCAACTCTGCACGTAGCCGCttgctttcttcttcacgGGCTTTCTGGGCTTCGCGCACTGCCCTAAGTTTGCGCTGCCGACGCAAGTAACTGAAGTATATCTTTTTGCGCAGGATGGCCTCTAAGGTTTGTGTAGAATATCCTCGGCAGCGACCGACTAACATATGCGGTCCTCCTGAATTTTCGCACTCTTTATCAGCCTCCCCTTCCATTTCCTGTCGTTTCGCAGTCCGATTCGCTTCCAAAGTGATAACGCACTCCGTGGTCCGTGATTTCTCAGTTAATGACGATGCCATCGGGCTCTGCGACACCTCCAATAACCTTGCCTCCAGCAACTCAGACATTGATTTGGATCCCGCGTCGACACCACTGAGTGGCTCAGCAAACAGAGCTAGCTGCCCCATAACTGACAGGCCATCCGACACACGACTGCGCCGAAGGCCTGGTGTAGAGTTCCTGTGTTTATGGGGCGATGACACAAGCGTGAAGTTCTCCCCGTCTTTCCAATCCACACGCACAACTTCACCATCGTAGCCCTCGCACAGACTCAACCTGGAAAAAGCCTCCGCATGGCGTAGCCATGGTATTCGGGAAATCTTTGCATTTATCATCTCTTGAGTGAAGGTATCAAACGCGTCTGTGCCACCTGGGTCTGCAATGTCGCTGGCGGCACCCTGACTTGTTACGGGTCGCGAAGACGCAGGAGTTGAGTAGCCCGATCGCTCCGATATGTGGAGTACATCATATCGTCGCTCCACGGGCATTAGGCTGCTAACCAGCTCCTCGTATGAGCCTGCTACCCGGCTTGCAAGTGGCGATGACGTTGTCGGAATAGCTGCTGCGAGGGGAAATATATCGTCCATTTCCCCACCGCTTCCTATTCGACAACATAAGCGGTTGACTCTGTTGGTTTGAGTAGCGATACCGTTGGTGGCCCATAAGTCACAAACCTCTGCTGCTGAAAGCCGCGATGGAGGGGGCGTTGCCGCAGGCGTAGGGCAACGAGAAGggttgaaaataaaaaactcgCGAAGTAATTGCGCCGCTGAAGGGCGTTCCATCGGATCCATGACAAGCATCCGCTCCACCAAAACAACCACAAGCTGATGCAGAGTTTTTTCTTGTCGAGTAAAAGCATCGCCGTATTGTGATTCCAACAAATGCAGttgttttggtgtaaaagTGTGCTCACAATGCAGCGCCTCTCTGTCGTATTGCCCTTCTGTAACGACATGAATTTGAGCGAGCACATTGTCAGCAGCAAATGGGAGTTTCATGCAGTAAAGTTCGTAAGTAAGTACCCCAAGTGCCCATATATCAGCCCCAAACGAATATGGCTCACCAAGACAGAGCTCTGGACAAAGGTAAAACGGTGTGCCGATGAAGGTAACAAGCTTTGGATCCGTAGGGCTGACGACCTTGCTAACACCAAAGTCACCGATCTTCACCACATCGCTCTCCGTCAGGTACACATTAGCCGGCTTCACGTCACGGTGAATGATGCCACACTCATGTAGGTGAGCGAGCCCATCAAGGCATTGCCGAACCAAATCCACAATGCGGAAGGATTCAATCCATTGCTGATGCTCTTCGCTGGGAGACTTATCCCCCCTAGATGTAGTCTTCCATGCATTCCGGCGCCCACTGGATCTCGACCCACAACGCATGGATGCATCTCCTCCACCGCTACAGACACTCCTCCGTTTCTCGTTGGAGCCGGATCTACTCCCACAAACCCCACTGCCGCGAAGAAGCAAAGATAGGTCGCCCCCTGCCATGTACTCAGTAACGAGGCAAAGCTGCTGTTCATCATCCACAAAGCTGTCGACGTACTGCAGAACGTTTGTATGTCGTAAGTTCTTGAGAATGGCAACCTCGTTCATCGCATGGGCAACCTCGTCGTCGGAGATGGCTTTCAATTGTATTACCTTTACCGCGACCAACTGTCCGTACCACTCACTCCCCGGAAGCGTGTCGTGGCTGAGAAAAACACTACCGAAGCTTCCACTGCCGATCTGTTGGCCACGTGGAAAACGCCTCCATCCTGAGAGATGATGGCTTTGAGCTCCATTGCCCATTTGTGGAGTGGATTGAGTGGTACACGCATCCCAAGGGGCTCGGCTTGTCATTCCAGACTAGCGTGGATTGGCAGGGCAGGTTCAGCTGAGCCCCTCTTCCCGTaccttatatatatatacatatatttatatatatgtggtgCGCCATCAAAATATGGGAGGAAATTCGGTGGGATGAGAttagaaagaaaagatataGGCCAATGGATTGTCAAAACGGCGTACATTCGTAAACAAGTGCGTCTACACATTCACCCACTCTCGTGCCGCATGTTTTTAGCACTTCACACATCCGGTGCGCCACGATAAGGGGAGGTGGGAAGACTTTAATTTGCAACAGCCGCCTAGCCTCCGTTAATTTTCTCACCCCCAACGGCCAACACAGCACCATTAATTAAATGCGCAACAAATCGAAGTgaatagaaaagaaatataaaaccGCAAATAAATGTCCAGGCTTCTGGAACCTACGAACATAAGACCTTAACCTCCCCTAATGGTTCTGGCCGTTGAGCACGActgcaaataaacaaacgcAGCGCACAGGTCCACGCACAAAGCAACCACGcgcctcattccgtttccgTATAATTTCCCTACTAACCAAGTTAAATCACCTTCATCTGAAGCTCACGATGTGTTATAAAGACTGGGGTGCGATGAACATGGCGAAATACCACGAAGAGACAAACCGCTCCGTACGAGCCTTCTCCTGTCCTTTATGTCACCGTATGGTCATCATtcatcagaaaaaaaaaaaacgatccaacctttcttctttccaggGTAGACAACTACAAGTGACGGCATAATGTAGCATCTGTTCTCTATCGCCTatatcaaaacaaaacacaacgatgaaaataatgataataatacgGAGGTAACGgcaccaacaacaatacaATAGGACAAATAGACAGACCAGTATATATGAATGCATCCAGTTGTCAAATGCATACGTATGTATTGTTAAATAAATTACCTAACTTTACCTCCAGAGGCGATTTTATCGACGTCCTCCATCTTACCCCAACATGTCGGTCTTACCCTAA
The genomic region above belongs to Trypanosoma brucei brucei TREU927 chromosome 10, whole genome shotgun sequence and contains:
- a CDS encoding serine/threonine-protein kinase, putative, whose translation is MTSRAPWDACTTQSTPQMGNGAQSHHLSGWRRFPRGQQIGSGSFGSVFLSHDTLPGSEWYGQLVAVKVIQLKAISDDEVAHAMNEVAILKNLRHTNVLQYVDSFVDDEQQLCLVTEYMAGGDLSLLLRGSGVCGSRSGSNEKRRSVCSGGGDASMRCGSRSSGRRNAWKTTSRGDKSPSEEHQQWIESFRIVDLVRQCLDGLAHLHECGIIHRDVKPANVYLTESDVVKIGDFGVSKVVSPTDPKLVTFIGTPFYLCPELCLGEPYSFGADIWALGVLTYELYCMKLPFAADNVLAQIHVVTEGQYDREALHCEHTFTPKQLHLLESQYGDAFTRQEKTLHQLVVVLVERMLVMDPMERPSAAQLLREFFIFNPSRCPTPAATPPPSRLSAAEVCDLWATNGIATQTNRVNRLCCRIGSGGEMDDIFPLAAAIPTTSSPLASRVAGSYEELVSSLMPVERRYDVLHISERSGYSTPASSRPVTSQGAASDIADPGGTDAFDTFTQEMINAKISRIPWLRHAEAFSRLSLCEGYDGEVVRVDWKDGENFTLVSSPHKHRNSTPGLRRSRVSDGLSVMGQLALFAEPLSGVDAGSKSMSELLEARLLEVSQSPMASSLTEKSRTTECVITLEANRTAKRQEMEGEADKECENSGGPHMLVGRCRGYSTQTLEAILRKKIYFSYLRRQRKLRAVREAQKAREEESKRLRAELNELYARSYTEKCRHMFAQGGSSRADQFPYPPDELQMTRAPCQLAQVTGLRFESGNFSHDSTAVTKTIDKLAELSCCKPHRPESTVLQPSKLAAEIVRMAADAAAVAARRAEFAAHPPLRLDFRNSDGRSMSCSYSSSVGDPSRGMNTAIYTIPISLYIVRSDIDVSCSRTSIVSDVCDGLLALPMSVALKPIRRRTRLRGIVWRVKEALKANGLDHVLLFPLDIDDDEQVGAEELSLRYVDSAGDAVVVSEPSDWRYTLRDWRKNMNQSWLQLWMAMS